Proteins found in one Coffea eugenioides isolate CCC68of chromosome 5, Ceug_1.0, whole genome shotgun sequence genomic segment:
- the LOC113772588 gene encoding putative late blight resistance protein homolog R1A-10 yields the protein MDKAIELGVEAIFTNVLQLIDDNRKLMSGNDAVIEDLTKSLILVKKFMELYTEEYYKDDILRTLANESRSLVHEVEDVLETHIVEESRFKNKNFVEKLLSLLVSPGNSRNFGKAIRELSEKVRKACDENKEIGLRIKTSKANGMLGPIPADNNTPASNQWGDRIIGFEDAADTVLDLLGVPNLDPGRSDRKRKRQSTSEAEQHGDENPLEIVSIHGMLGLGKTTLARKVLNDPQVEYHFFTRIFVSVSKDYNKKEVLLSILSTFIKNIRDRNMSVQELVAEVRKRLKYKYLIVMDDVWDTKAWEDLKDAFPDYNKGSRVLITTRQESMAKRAATKTDPYQLRFMTIEEAEELLRTKVFNENECPEKLQPAESRILKKCGGLPLAIVVTAGILRNDPENEKWWENVAQKSLSMDELDSDSQKQLVDDLIRRSYDNLLHVYKSCFLYLGVFPEDLEIQVSKLFQLWIVEGFIPQIERESMEETAERCLRELVDRNLVMVRQRTLSGRIKTCLVHDTLRDFCKRTAKAENLFEECDVGTVSSFSRRLCCINSHFSSYISNQQPAQNVRSFLSFGLEETTLNRHLCSDVFKQFKLLRVLDILSIRLPGTRFPTQLLNLVLLKFIAICCELTVLPKKMSSLLSLQTLVVHTTSSTLDIQADIWSMTKLRYLHTNTSTILPKCLEQSPGGENLQTLSTVSPESLTKDVFKRARNLKKLGICGKLNNLVEANGESSLFDCLCELNSLENLKLYGDDVSSKLLALPEAHKFPPRLTRLSLHNTSLNWDYMSILGNLRYLEVLKLKDYAFKGDYWKTKQGGFPSLKVFFIGATDLTRWDAKANDFPELKCLILKQCKTLERIPSDFVHMKKLEMIKVEHTKDSVVSSARRIVQLQLEVLLQQKSKKTSPVKLIVYPPEY from the exons ATGGACAAGGCAATAGAACTAGGAGTAGAAGCCATCTTTACAAATGTGCTGCAGTTGATCGATGACAACCGCAAATTGATGAGCGGTAACGATGCCGTAATCGAGGACCTGACAAAAAGCCTCATTCTAGTGAAGAAATTCATGGAGTTGTACACTGAAGAGTACTACAAAGACGACATCCTGAGGACGCTGGCGAACGAGAGCAGGAGTCTGGTGCATGAAGTTGAAGATGTCCTGGAAACCCACATCGTCGAGGAGTCACGGttcaaaaacaagaatttcGTTGAGAAACTGTTATCGCTTCTGGTATCGCCAGGAAACTCGCGGAACTTCGGCAAAGCCATCCGTGAGCTGAGTGAAAAGGTTAGGAAGGCGTGCGATGAGAACAAGGAGATTGGCCTCCGCATCAAAACGAGTAAAGCGAACGGAATGCTTGGTCCAATTCCCGCAGACAATAATACG CCTGCAAGTAATCAATGGGGGGACAGAATCATCGGGTTTGAGGATGCAGCTGACACAGTACTGGACCTTCTTGGCGTACCAAATCTAGACCCAGGCAGGTCCGACAGAAAGAGAAAGAGGCAGAGCACGTCGGAGGCAGAGCAACATGGTGACGAAAACCCTCTTGAAATAGTGTCGATTCATGGAATGCTTGGACTCGGGAAGACAACGCTTGCTAGAAAGGTTCTGAATGACCCTCAGGTTGAATATCATTTTTTCACTCGCATATTTGTCAGTGTTTCGAAGGATTACAACAAGAAAGAAGTGCTTCTTAGTATACTGAGTACCTTCATCAAGAACATTAGGGATCGTAACATGTCGGTGCAAGAATTAGTTGCCGAGGTCCGAAAGAGACTGAAGTACAAGTATTTGATTGTCATGGACGATGTTTGGGATACAAAAGCATGGGAAGATCTCAAGGATGCTTTTCCAGATTATAACAAGGGCAGTAGGGTGTTGATAACTACTCGACAAGAGTCTATGGCCAAGCGTGCTGCAACAAAGACTGATCCCTACCAGTTGCGATTTATGACCATAGAAGAAGCTGAAGAATTACTAAGGACGAAGGTTTTCAATGAAAACGAATGTCCAGAGAAGCTGCAACCTGCTGAATCAAGAATTCTGAAAAAATGTGGCGGGCTACCATTAGCAATAGTGGTAACAGCAGGTATTCTGAGGAATGATCCAGAAAACGAGAAGTGGTGGGAGAATGTGGCTCAAAAATCACTTAGTATGGATGAGTTAGATAGTGATAGCCAGAAACAATTAGTGGATGATTTAATAAGACGGAGTTATGATAACTTGCTTCACGTATACAAATCATGTTTTCTCTACCTTGGTGTCTTCCCTGAAGACTTGGAGATCCAAGTTTCAAAATTGTTCCAATTGTGGATAGTAGAAGGCTTCATTCCCCAAATTGAGCGAGAAAGCATGGAGGAAACTGCAGAGCGATGTTTGCGGGAATTGGTTGACAGGAACTTAGTGATGGTGAGGCAGAGAACCTTAAGTGGTCGGATTAAGACGTGTTTAGTCCATGATACGCTGCGTGACTTTTGCAAAAGGACAGCCAAAGCTGAAAATCTTTTCGAAGAATGTGACGTGGGGACGGTTTCATCTTTCAGCCGTCGCCTTTGCTGCATTAACTCACACTTCTCAAGCTACATTTCCAATCAACAGCCTGCTCAGAATGTCCGTTCATTCTTGAGCTTTGGCCTGGAAGAAACAACACTGAACCGGCATCTCTGCTCAGATGTATTCAAGCAGTTCAAACTACTCCGAGTGTTGGATATCTTGTCCATCAGGCTCCCTGGAACTCGTTTTCCGACCCAACTGCTTAACCTTGTTCTGCTAAAGTTTATTGCCATCTGTTGCGAGCTAACAGTCCTTCCCAAAAAAATGTCTAGCTTGCTTAGCTTGCAAACTCTTGTAGTTCACACCACATCCTCCACTCTTGACATACAAGCAGACATCTGGTCGATGACAAAGCTAAGGTATCTACATACTAATACCTCCACAATCTTGCCTAAATGTCTGGAGCAATCTCCTGGTGGTGAAAACCTACAAACTCTATCTACAGTTTCACCTGAAAGTCTTACAAAAGATGTGTTTAAAAGGGCTAGAAACCTTAAGAAGCTTGGAATATGTGGGAAGTTAAACAATCTTGTGGAAGCCAATGGTGAGTCTAGTTTGTTTGATTGTCTTTGCGAACTGAATTCCCTTGAAAATTTGAAGCTATACGGTGATGACGTGAGCTCCAAGCTACTTGCCCTTCCTGAGGCACACAAATTCCCGCCAAGGTTGACAAGGCTGAGCCTGCATAACACAAGTCTAAATTGGGACTACATGTCTATACTCGGAAATCTTCGGTATCTTGAGGTGCTCAAGCTGAAGGACTATGCCTTTAAGGGAGATTATTGGAAGACAAAACAAGGGGGTTTTCCTTCTCTTAAAGTTTTCTTCATTGGAGCTACAGATTTAACGCGTTGGGACGCTAAAGCCAATGACTTCCCAGAACTCAAATGCCTTATTCTCAAGCAGTGCAAAACACTTGAGCGGATCCCATCTGACTTTGTTCACATGAAGAAGCTCGAGATGATCAAAGTTGAACATACCAAGGATTCGGTAGTTTCATCTGCCAGGAGAATTGTGCAACTACAATTGGAAGTGCTTTTGCAGCAAAAGAGTAAAAAGACTAGCCCAGTTAAGCTCATAGTTTATCCTCCAGAGTATTGA